One Oryza glaberrima chromosome 10, OglaRS2, whole genome shotgun sequence DNA segment encodes these proteins:
- the LOC127753088 gene encoding uncharacterized protein LOC127753088, giving the protein MYSPQIPSDGNPDDDAEGALATRPHRRPSTASSAATSLAVFAVAKLIDRVTSTALVDPRLALALTLAICQRIQERSVTVYVTLDSSCRRKHRDFSEGDFAGLQIEDDPTPRLLSRYISDTGLYVTLMVTYKSGVFPSSYEILFPEQQEEACKMVEIALHAHAKQKDMPPAKFEIMKVKERSLFEECGKVYAHFNFLVINDSDGTRTLFFAEVDFLNCKEEKDVYLCCPLEENDNGYCFGCRVQHIKLRRPTSADYLGAHKDICSEYIDVEYCFDDY; this is encoded by the exons ATGTATTCCCCCCAAATTCCAAGCGACGGCaaccccgacgacgacgccgagggAGCCCTAGCTACACGCCCTCACCGCCGGCCATCaaccgcctcctccgctgctACTTCCCTCGCCGTGTTCGCCGTCGCCAAGTTGATCGACCGCGTCACCTCCACCGCTCTTGTCGATCCCCGACTCGCCCTCGCCCTCACCCTCGCGATCTGCCAGCGGATTCAG GAACGATCAGTCACGGTGTATGTGACCCTCGATTCATCATGCCGTCGCAAGCACCGTGATTTCAG TGAGGGTGATTTTGCGGGACTACAGATAGAGGATGATCCCACTCCTAGACTACTTAGCCGATATATATCTGACACGGGACTGTATGTTACTTTAATGGTTACTTACAAGAGCGGTGTGTTCCCCTCGTCATACGAGATTTTATTTCCTGAACAACAAGAGGAGGCATGCAAGATGGTGGAAATAGCACTGCACGCACATGCCAAGCAAAAAGATATGCCG CCTGCCAAGTTCGAAATTATGAAAGTGAAAGAAAGGAGTCTTTTTGAAGAATGTGGGAAAGTATATGCACACTTCAACTTTCTGGTGATCAATGATTCAGATGGCACTCGTACTTTGTTCTTTGCTGAGGTGGATTTTCTCAACTGCAAAGAGGAGAAGGACGTCTACCTGTGCTGTCCTTTGGAAGAGAATGACAATG gtTATTGTTTTGGGTGCCGAGTGCAGCATATAAAACTTAGGCGTCCTACTTCTGCTGACTATTTGGGTGCCCACAAGGATATCTGTTCTGAATATATAGATGTAGAGTATTGTTTTGATGACTATTGA
- the LOC127753094 gene encoding uncharacterized protein LOC127753094, which translates to MYISEDEFNKLRDAFVAASKRHMRPLTLPKEMEVLKGKRDVKIAKIALHAYAKQNNIPAAELEFVELKGSSFFHEGRKEYRHYNFLVKCSDGTTTLFFAETCPCCKEDSGIYLCCPLEENDNGKCFGCQKCGVELRHPTVADYFGGHRDICIIFSDIDDEVACYI; encoded by the exons atGTATATCAG TGAGGACGAATTCAACAAACTACGTGATGCTTTTGTTGCTGCATCCAAACGCCATATGAGGCCACTCACGTTGCCTAAAGAGATGGAAGTACTCAAAGGGAAGCGTGATGTCAAGATCGCGAAAATAGCACTGCACGCTTATGCTAAGCAAAACAATATTCCG GCTGCTGAGTTAGAATTTGTGGAATTGAAAGGAAGCAGTTTTTTTCATGAAGGTAGGAAAGAATACCGACACTACAACTTTTTGGTGAAATGTTCAGATGGCACAACTACTTTGTTCTTTGCTGAGACATGTCCCTGCTGCAAAGAGGACAGTGGCATTTACCTGTGCTGCCCTTTGGAAGAGAATGACAATG GTAAATGCTTTGGTTGCCAAAAGTGTGGCGTGGAACTTAGGCATCCCACTGTTGCTGACTATTTCGGTGGCCATAGGGATATCTGTATTATATTCTCAGATATAGATGATGAAGTTGCATGTTATATTTAA
- the LOC127753092 gene encoding uncharacterized protein LOC127753092, which yields MWGKIRQEAEINTSSEENIRHSSARFDPLLALPFSVQSEQAILMDLNSVPGSDSDTSIPKIDDDSGGEYVGLQPLDNRDSTRSSPYKNDQELADAFIAACERYAKPFAEKWRLPEDLEKRKRQDECKMLKIPLRVYTKQKNMPPAELEIMELKEYTLFDEHGKVYAHYNFVVKDSDGTLTLFFAEVIVLGAKVGSWNLGIPLVLNIWVATVMSAFHT from the exons ATGTGGGGGAAAATCAGGCAGGAGGCTGAAATAAATACTTCTTCCGAGGAAAATATCCGTCACTCCTCCGCCCGATTCGATCCCCTCCTCGCCCTGCCGTTCTCCGTCCAAAGT GAACAAGCAATCTTGATGGATTTGAACTCGGTGCCGGGCAGCGATTCGGATACTTCTATCCCAAAAATTGATGATGACAG TGGGGGAGAATATGTGGGATTACAGCCCCTGGACAATCGTGATTCCACTCGATCATCGCCATATAAAAATGACCAGGAACTGGCCGATGCTTTTATTGCTGCCTGCGAACGCTATGCTAAGCCCTTCGCAGAGAAGTGGCGATTGCCTGAAGATTTGGAAAAACGCAAACGACAGGATGAATGCAAGATGTTGAAAATACCACTACGCGTGTATACCAAGCAAAAAAATATGCCG CCTGCCGAGTTAGAGATTATGGAACTGAAAGAATATACTCTTTTTGATGAACATGGGAAAGTATATGCACACTACAACTTTGTGGTGAAAGATTCAGATGGCACTCTTACATTGTTCTTTGCTGAG gTCATTGTTTTGGGTGCCAAGGTTGGGAGTTGGAACTTAGGCATCCCACTTGTGCTCAATATTTGGGTGGCCACAGTGATGTCTGCTTTCCATACGTAG